One Stratiformator vulcanicus genomic window, CGGCAATCAGGAGTGGATTGCCGGCGATATCATGAAACGACCCGATCTCGCCCGGACGCTCCGCACGCTCGCCCGTGAAGGTGCAGAGGCGTTCTACGTCGGATCGATTGCCGATCAGATCGCTTCATCAATGTCGAAGTCGGGCGGGCTGATCACGCGCGAGGATCTTGCTTCCTATCGCGCGAAGCTTCGAAAACCTGTGCGGGGCGACGTTTTTAATTTTGAATACTTTGGCCCGCCGCCGCCGAGTTCCGGTGGGACGACTATTCTGCTGCAGTTGCGGATGCTTGAAAAATGCGGCATCGCTGAGACGACCGGGACGTCGTGGACGACGCAGCGGGTTCATCTAGCTGCCGAAGCGATGAAGCGTTCGTTTCGCGAACGTGCCGCTCGACTCGGAGACGCCGACTTCGTGGAGATTGATCCCGAGATCTGGACGGAGGAGTTCGCATCAAACCTCGCGGATGGCATCGGCCAGGATCAGGCGACTTCGTCTGAGGACTTGGCCGACGGAATTAAATTGACTCCTCCGAATCGTGAGAGCCTCGAGACAACCCACTTTTCAATCATCGACGCTGAAGGCAATGGCGTTAGTAATACTTATACCTTGGAGGGACGATTCGGTTGTCGGATCGTCGTGCCGGGGACCGGCATTCTTCTTAATAACGAGATGGGCGACTTCAACTGGAATCCGGGGGTCACCGACAGGCGGGGGAAGATTGGCACCACTGCGAATCTGATTGCACCCGGCAAGCGAATGCTCAGCTCGCAGTCGCCTTCAATTATCAAGAAGGACGGCAAGTTGGTCCTGCTCGTCGGGAGCCCCGGCGGCCGCACGATTATCAATACGGTGAGCGAAATTATCGTTCAACATCTGGTCTTTAATAATGATCTTGAAGACTCTGTTGCGGCGCCTCGATTTCACCATCAATGGTTTCCAGATGAAATACGATTCGAACAAACCGGCCCTTCGGTGCAGTTATTTGACGCTGCCGCCGAGGAATTGGAAGGCATGGGGCATTCGGTCGCACTATGGAAGTCTCGACAAGGTTCGGCTCATTGCATCGCTGTCGATGCCGAGACCGAAGCAGCAAAGGGCGTTGCCGATTCTCGTCGGGGAGGCGGAGTCGCCGCGGTCGATTAAATCACTGCTGGCTGTCTATCTCTCACACTTTCTGTCGTTATGCGAGTCACGAGTTCGTGGCTCTTTTCTCAATATTTCAATGATAGGTTTATCGATGTACCGCGCGAACTTGTCGGCATCTACGAAATGCCAATCCGGCCGTGGGCGATTCTTCGTGAGCCGTCGAGGGTTTACATTAATCGAGTTGCTTGTCGTGATCGCAATCATCGCGATCTTAATTGCGCTATTGCTTCCGGCGGTTCAGCAGGCACGGGAAGCCGCGCGGCGATCTCAATGTAAGAACAACCTGAAGCAGATCGGACTCGCACTCCATAATTATCACGATGTCGCATCGTCACTGCCCTCGGCGATGCAAATGGTCAATGAAGGGACAAGCTCGGTTTTCTATCACGGTTTCGGCTGGGGCGTGATGATCCTGCCGCAGATAGAACGGGAAGCTATTTACCAGGCTCTTAATCCACGGGCGAATCGTGTCGGCGATGTTCGGCAAACGGCTGCGGCACGGACGGCCATTTCGGTTTACCGTTGCCCCTCCGATATCGCACCGACATTGAACGATGAATACGGCAACGATCCGGACGACTACGTCTCGACTTCGAATTATATCGCCGTGTACGGAGCTTACGACAATAATGACGGTTCGTCTCGAAACCTGCCGGCCGGCAATGACGCCGAAGCGAATGGGATGATGTACCTGGGAAGTGCCGTCAAATTTCGGGATGTGACCGATGGCTTGTCGAATACTCTGGCGGTCGGAGAACGCTGCTATGGCAAACGGACGGTTTTCGGAGGGACCGACACGTATCTGGGCGGCCATTGGCTTGGTGCGACGTTTAGTGGGGTCACTTTCAGCGGCGTGATGCGAGGTATTCACACGAACAACAATTCATTGATCGAAGGCTCAAATGTCCGTTCTTTCGCAAGCTGGCATGCAGGCGGCGTGCAGTTTCTTCTCGGCGATGGCTCGGTCCGATTTCTGAGCGAGAATCTGGACTCGACGATTCAGATGAACTTGGCCAACCGACGAGACGGGGTGGTGATCGGCGAATTCTGACGGTGGCCGCTCGCTCGCAATGCGACAGGAGGACTATCGACCCGATCCGAGGTAGACGCTGAAATCCCGGTTCAGTTCGACCAATAGACGCAGGAGTTGGGAACGGCTCCGCTGGCGAGAGATGCTGCGGCAAGCGAAGATGATCCGCCGCAAATTGAAACTCGACGCGGGATCGGCTAAAAGCTCGCCTGTCAGGGGCGTTCCGTTCTCGCTGCCTTTTCTCGTCGTCTCCTCGTTCGTAATGAGTCCTCCGGCATGAGCACCGCTACTGCCTTCCCGATCGATCTTGATGCCTTCCAGCCGCTGCCGCTCGATCCGAGTTCGGTAACGCTCACCGACGAGCAGCGTGAAACGCTTGAGGCGAACATTCAGCTTTGTCGCGACGCGATCGTGTTCTTCACCGCCGTCGGCGGAGCGCGCGGCGTCGGCGGTCACACCGGCGGGGCCTACGACACCGTGCCGGAGGTCATGATCGCCTACAGCTTTATGCTGCACGCCAAAGAGGGCGGCCAACCCGGTGTTGTGCCGATCTTCTTTGACGAAGCGGGTCACCGTGTGGCGACGCAATACCTGATGGCGGCTCTCGAGGGCGAACTCGACTACGAACGGCTGCTGCATTACCGCGAATTCGACGCCCATCTCCCCGGGCATCCTGAACGCAACTTCACGCCCGGCGTGAAGATTTCCTCCGGTCGGCTCGGCCACATGTGGCCATATGCAAACGGCGTTGCGATGGCGAATCCGGATAGCGTCGTCTTTCTGCTCGGCTCGGACGGCTCGCAGATGGAAGGCAACGATGCCGAGGCCGCTCGGCTAGCCGTTTCAGAGAATCTCAACATCAAACTGCTGGTCGACGACAACGACGTCACGATCGCCGGGCACCCGTCGAATTACATGAAGGGCTACGACGTCGCCGCAACGTTGCAGGGGCACGGCCTCGATGTGAACACCGGCAAAGGCGAGGACCTCGACGACCTCTATTCGCGGATGTGTGCGGCCGTTACGTCAGAGGGTCCGGTCGCGTTGATCAACAAACGACCGATGGCCCCGGGTATCGAAGGCATCGAAGGCTCGACGCACGGGCACGACGTGATTCCGACCGATGCCGCATTGACCTATCTGAAAGGCCGCGGCCTCGACGAAGCGGTCGCATTTCTAGAAAGCGTCGAGAAGGGCCCGTCGCAGCCCAAATACCGCGGCAGCGGCGACATGGGTAAGAACCGCTCACTGTTCGGCAAGATCGTCAACGAACTTCTTGATGGCATGTCGGAAGAAGACCGCGTCGCCAGTGTTCGAGTCTTCGACAACGACCTCGAAGGCTCGTGCGGCCTCGATTCGATTCGCAAGGAACATCCCGAGGTGTTCGTCCGCGGCGGGATTATGGAGCGCGGCAACTTCTCAGCCGCCGCCGGTTTTGGCTATGAGGAAGGCAAGCAGGGCATCTACGCGACGTTCTCTGCCTTCCTCGAAATGATCATTTCCGAGGTCACGATGGCCCGGATGAACTACTCGAATGTGCTCTGCCACTTCTCGCACTCCGGCTGCGATCAGATGGCCGACAACTCCTGTCACTTCGGGATCAACAGCCTGTTCGCCGACGGCGGAATCGAAGAACTCGACGAGCATCATCCGACGCGGCTTTACTTCCCGGCGGACCAGCATCAATTGCGGTCCTGCCTAAATAAAATCTTCTTCGATCCCGGCCTTCGATTCCTGTTCTCCAACCGCGCCCCGGTGCCCGACCTGCTCGATGAGGACGGCAATTTAATTTACGGCGATGGCTACGAGTTCGTCGCGGGGAAAGACGACGTGATTCGAGAAGGGACCGCCGGCTATGTCGTCTCATTCGGCGAAACGGTCTATCGCGCCCTCGATGCCGTCATTGGCCTCAAGGAAGAGGGCCTTGATGTCGGCCTGATCAATAAGTCGACGCTCAACATTTACGATGAAGCGATGATGGCCAAACTCGCCAAGGCCCCGTTCGTGATGGTTGCCGAAGGCTACAACGTGAAGACGGGGCTCGGTTCCCGCTTCGGCAGCCAACTCCTCAAGCGCGGCTTCACCGGCAAGTACGATTACATCGGTGTCCACCGCGAAGGCTCCGGCGGCCTGTGGCAACAAATGGGCTACCAGGGCCTCGACCCCGAAGGCATCGCCAGGAGCGTGAAAGAACTCGTAGGCTAACGATCCGAGGCTCCTGAGAGCCGCGGATCGATCGTGGAGACACGTTGCGTGCGCACCGATCCGCCTCGCCCCTTGTTCGATCCGCACTTCACAGGAAGTGCGGCTTGTTGAGGTCTAAGCGACGCGGTTGTCTTCCCAGCGGGCGGTGAGGGCGAAGATGGTCGGGTCGTCTGCGTAGCGATCGCCCAGCGTGCGGGCATACCACGCTTCTTCGTCGCTTCGCGGATGACGACCGTCAGGAAGTTCGAAACGGTTCGTGCGGTCGGGCACGATCTCCTGCAGCAGATCGGAGAGCCCGCTGCCTTCGTCGAATTGGAGTTTGTCCCGCCACACGATTTCGCGGGGCAGTAGGTCTTCAACGGCCTTGCGAAGAATCCACTTTTCGACCGAAACGCCCTCGATCGTCGGAAGTTTGAGTGCCGGCGCGATGCGCATCGACGCCTCGATCATCGCGGGATCAAGAAACGCGACGCGGGCTTCGAGTCCGTGGGCCATCGTCATGCGGTCGACACGTTGCAGATTGATGTTGTGCATCGAAAGCAGCCCGCGGCGCAGCTCGGCGTCGAGCTGCCCATCGTCGCGGTAATCTTTGTGGAATGTGTAACCTGCGAAGAGCTCATCGGCCCCTTCGCCGGTCAGCACTACCTTCACGTGCTCGGTTGCCAATTTGCTGACGAACCAGCAGGGGACGGACGACCGCACGAGATCGCGATCGTAGCTCTCGAGATAATAGAGGATTTCGGGAAGGGCTTCGCGGACGGCCTCCGGAGTGATAAGCAACTCATGATGTTGCGTGCCGAGATAATCGGCGACGAGTCGGGCCGCCTTCAGGTCGCCCGATCCTTCGACACCGACGGCAAAGGTGTGCATATCGGGCTGATGCCGGACGGCCATTGCGGTAATGACCGAGCTGTCGAGTCCGCCGGAGAGAAAGCAGCCGAGGGGGACATCGGTCTGCATCCGTTTTTCGATCGCGGCTTCGAGCGTTTCACGCACCAGCTTGGCCGCTTCGACCGCATCTTCGATCTGCTCGTGTGGCGGCGGAACGTGGTAGTACTGCCGGAAATTAAGGTCGCCCGATCCGATCGTGGTCGTCATGACGTGCCCGGCGGGGAATTCCTCGACTTTGCCGGGGGCATCGAGCAACGCTTTGATTTCGGAGGCAAACTGCAGCCGGTCGCCGTCTTTGGCATAGTACAAAGGCTTGATGCCGAGCGGATCGCGGGCGGCGATCAGTTGGTCGCCGTCGACGTAAACGTACGCGAACATGCCGTCGAGCATGTCGACGCCGCCGGCGCCTTCATGCTGACAGGCTTTAAAGATCGACTCGGCATCGCATTTCGTGTCGAAGTTCGACGCTCCGTAGTGCTCCCGGAGCTGCTTGTAGTTGTAGAGCATCCCGTTGGCGGCGATCGCCCGCCGACCTTCGCTCGCTCTATCGACGAGCGGTTGGTGCCCTTCGTCGGGATCGATGATGGCCAGCCGCCGGTGACCGATTCGGCTCGGCATCGGCGTCGCACCTGCCGGCAGTCGATGAACGCCCTCGCCGTCCGGACCCCGATGGGCCAGCCGCTCGAGCATCGCGTCGATCAGATTTTCTTGCGTGTCCCCGAACAGTCCGACAATGCCGCACATAACGCCTCAAAGGTCCGTACCGTAAATCGGCGAGCTGCTGCGACCGTACACGCCGTGTCGGGCCGATTCCAGCATCGAACCGGAATCGCTCAGGGCCGCGGGGATTTCCCGACCCGTCGATCGGTAAGTGCCGTAGCGTCGATTATCGAGCGTGACGTATCCTTGCTTCGTGACCGAGACGCCGCCTGATCGCGCGGCAATTGCCATTGGGGGCGACCGCGCTTCGATGTTCGACCTGCTGAGTCTTTACGAATACTACCTGGTCCTCGTTCTGATCGTGAACGTGGGATTGAGGCTGAATTATTATCGCAATTGCGTGGCGTTCGCTCGCGAATTTCCCGACCGCTGGCCGCGGATGTTGGAGATCATCAAGGAGCATGGCGTCTCAGCGATCGATCTTTCGATCCTCGTTCCGGTCGCACTCGCATTCGCGATGGCACTCATTCATTCGATCTGCAATCACTTTGTGTGGGGCTACGCGACGTTGCCGATTTCCGAAGTTTTCGGCCACCCGCTCTGCGGCATTCTGATCGTCGGCTTGGCCGGAGTGATGCTCTACAACGACTGGCTGGTACTCCGTCGGACTTCGACGCTCGACCGAGCGGAGACCGATCCGGTGCTGAATCAGGGGGAACTGGCCAGCCACCCGACGATCGATTGGGCGTCGCGAACATTCACGTTCGGTCGTTTCAGCACACGCCGGATGGTCGAGGAACGGGTCGAGGAGACGCTCACCGAACATGCCGCGGAAATGGCGGAGCGGATGAAGGGCTGGATGTTCCGATCCGCGATCCGGCTGGCATTCGGTCTGACCTGCTGGATGGTCTGGGCCTATTATCTGAAGGTGCCAGAGAACCTCGACGGCGTGCCTTAGAGCAGATTCCTGCCAACTGTGGCGGCTTTCGGACGCGCAATGCCTGCGGATTTTCAAGAATCGCCGCCGGACGCCGCTACACTGACGGGATAATTGCGATAGGGAACGCTCAATCGAATTCGTCAGCCGACGCGTTCGAGGGGAACATCGAGAATCTTCTCCAAGCGATTGACGTAGTCCCGCAGATCCGCGCCCTGAGAACCGAAGGCGTCGAACAGGCCTTGAACGGCTTCGTCGATCACAGGAAACAGCAGGGGTCCATCGAGATGACCGTCCTGAAAGTTACCGGCACCGACGAAGCGGGCCAGCATCACGCGGCTGGAGTCATGGAGTCTCACCCAAGCAGCCAGGGCGTCGATTTGATCGCCCGAGAATCCGGCGTCGGTCCTCGGATTCCAGTCATCGGCC contains:
- the ggt gene encoding gamma-glutamyltransferase gives rise to the protein MICNSKLQLSNLRIRFSRIKRELLIGVAATNLVAAIAVSASPVANAAEPVFGPPSSAESNLGLVVCETPIAARLGRDVLAAGGNAVDASVTTALALAVTWPEAGNIGGGGFMMIAPSNGEVVCVDYRETAPAAATVDSFANWADRRHARMAGVPGTIAGLALAHRKYGSVPWSKLIGPVADLADEGFVVDEYLADSLNKTMRLTSVRREPKFQEFRRVFAASGNQEWIAGDIMKRPDLARTLRTLAREGAEAFYVGSIADQIASSMSKSGGLITREDLASYRAKLRKPVRGDVFNFEYFGPPPPSSGGTTILLQLRMLEKCGIAETTGTSWTTQRVHLAAEAMKRSFRERAARLGDADFVEIDPEIWTEEFASNLADGIGQDQATSSEDLADGIKLTPPNRESLETTHFSIIDAEGNGVSNTYTLEGRFGCRIVVPGTGILLNNEMGDFNWNPGVTDRRGKIGTTANLIAPGKRMLSSQSPSIIKKDGKLVLLVGSPGGRTIINTVSEIIVQHLVFNNDLEDSVAAPRFHHQWFPDEIRFEQTGPSVQLFDAAAEELEGMGHSVALWKSRQGSAHCIAVDAETEAAKGVADSRRGGGVAAVD
- a CDS encoding DUF1559 domain-containing protein, with amino-acid sequence MSRRGFTLIELLVVIAIIAILIALLLPAVQQAREAARRSQCKNNLKQIGLALHNYHDVASSLPSAMQMVNEGTSSVFYHGFGWGVMILPQIEREAIYQALNPRANRVGDVRQTAAARTAISVYRCPSDIAPTLNDEYGNDPDDYVSTSNYIAVYGAYDNNDGSSRNLPAGNDAEANGMMYLGSAVKFRDVTDGLSNTLAVGERCYGKRTVFGGTDTYLGGHWLGATFSGVTFSGVMRGIHTNNNSLIEGSNVRSFASWHAGGVQFLLGDGSVRFLSENLDSTIQMNLANRRDGVVIGEF
- a CDS encoding transketolase C-terminal domain-containing protein — encoded protein: MSTATAFPIDLDAFQPLPLDPSSVTLTDEQRETLEANIQLCRDAIVFFTAVGGARGVGGHTGGAYDTVPEVMIAYSFMLHAKEGGQPGVVPIFFDEAGHRVATQYLMAALEGELDYERLLHYREFDAHLPGHPERNFTPGVKISSGRLGHMWPYANGVAMANPDSVVFLLGSDGSQMEGNDAEAARLAVSENLNIKLLVDDNDVTIAGHPSNYMKGYDVAATLQGHGLDVNTGKGEDLDDLYSRMCAAVTSEGPVALINKRPMAPGIEGIEGSTHGHDVIPTDAALTYLKGRGLDEAVAFLESVEKGPSQPKYRGSGDMGKNRSLFGKIVNELLDGMSEEDRVASVRVFDNDLEGSCGLDSIRKEHPEVFVRGGIMERGNFSAAAGFGYEEGKQGIYATFSAFLEMIISEVTMARMNYSNVLCHFSHSGCDQMADNSCHFGINSLFADGGIEELDEHHPTRLYFPADQHQLRSCLNKIFFDPGLRFLFSNRAPVPDLLDEDGNLIYGDGYEFVAGKDDVIREGTAGYVVSFGETVYRALDAVIGLKEEGLDVGLINKSTLNIYDEAMMAKLAKAPFVMVAEGYNVKTGLGSRFGSQLLKRGFTGKYDYIGVHREGSGGLWQQMGYQGLDPEGIARSVKELVG
- the asnB gene encoding asparagine synthase (glutamine-hydrolyzing) codes for the protein MCGIVGLFGDTQENLIDAMLERLAHRGPDGEGVHRLPAGATPMPSRIGHRRLAIIDPDEGHQPLVDRASEGRRAIAANGMLYNYKQLREHYGASNFDTKCDAESIFKACQHEGAGGVDMLDGMFAYVYVDGDQLIAARDPLGIKPLYYAKDGDRLQFASEIKALLDAPGKVEEFPAGHVMTTTIGSGDLNFRQYYHVPPPHEQIEDAVEAAKLVRETLEAAIEKRMQTDVPLGCFLSGGLDSSVITAMAVRHQPDMHTFAVGVEGSGDLKAARLVADYLGTQHHELLITPEAVREALPEILYYLESYDRDLVRSSVPCWFVSKLATEHVKVVLTGEGADELFAGYTFHKDYRDDGQLDAELRRGLLSMHNINLQRVDRMTMAHGLEARVAFLDPAMIEASMRIAPALKLPTIEGVSVEKWILRKAVEDLLPREIVWRDKLQFDEGSGLSDLLQEIVPDRTNRFELPDGRHPRSDEEAWYARTLGDRYADDPTIFALTARWEDNRVA